In Fusarium oxysporum Fo47 chromosome XII, complete sequence, one DNA window encodes the following:
- a CDS encoding thioesterase-like superfamily-domain-containing protein: protein MVGTFQQEVTPQQTGPSSYSVSPSYDWTMGPALNGGCIAAVIHSVAVKHFTTTLAKYDQPDVLTLHLEYLRYCSTEKLDINILELKRGSSHCTIQLQVLQNEQLKAISLATSTNFAQSLGPTCNTRWTLNPPSTSRPDFRKVEANEPDLTWVPGLTKGEVFPMGRRIVSLYERGGMQVDGLLDGWNGFTGEFMNATHIVFMCDFMPSMADTLLRNGEMYDGRNNLRKMEEWADKNPGVVCEMETSLAEAANAKFSENTLSLDIEFKRQLPKDGLRWIFSRVETKKLQGGRMDMDITICDEGMDLICSARQIVLVLDAKKRYNPVAKKANL from the exons ATGGTCGGAACGTTTCAACAGGAGGTCACGCCTCAGCAAACTGGACCATCGTCATACTCTGTATCCCCATCATATGATTGGACTATGGGCCCAG CTCTGAACGGTGGCTGCATTGCTGCAGTCATTCATTCTGTGGCTGTAAAACATTTCACCACAACCCTCGCCAAGTACGACCAACCTGATGTCCTTACCCTCCATCTCGAATACCTGCGATATTGCAGTACGGAAAAGctcgacatcaacatcctcgaGCTAAAGCGCGGCAGTTCTCACTGCACTATCCAGCTGCAGGTCTTACAGAATGAAcagctcaaggccatcagTCTTGCAACGTCCACAAACTTCGCCCAATCTCTTGGACCCACGTGCAATACCCGGTGGACTCTGAACCCTCCTTCTACGTCTAGACCTGACTTTCGTAAGGTTGAAGCCAACGAGCCTGACCTTACATGGGTTCCCGGACTCACGAAAGGCGAAGTTTTCCCTATGGGCCGCCGTATCGTATCTCTCTATGAGCGAGGCGGAATGCAAGTCGATGGTCTGCTGGATGGGTGGAATGGCTTTACCGGGGAATTCATGAACGCAACGCACATAGTTTTCATGTGCGACTTCATGCCTTCGATGGCAGATACATTACTACGCAACGGAGAAATGTATGATGGGCGAAATAATCTCCGCAAGATGGAAGAGTGGGCAGACAAGAATCCCGGGGTTGTTTGTGAGATGGAGACTTCTCTGGCTGAGGCAGCAAATGCGAAGTTCAGCGAGAATACATTGTCTTTGGATATCGAATTTAAGAGGCAACTTCCGAAGGATGGCCTTCGATGGATCTTCAGTCGCGTTGAAACGAAGAAGCTCCAAGGTGGTAGGATGGATATGGATATCACGATATGTGACGAGGGAATGGACTTGATTTGTTCGGCGAGACAAATCGTCCTCGTTCTAGATGCAAAGAAAAGGTATAATCCTGTCGCGAAAAAGGCGAATCTATAG
- a CDS encoding glycoside hydrolase superfamily — translation MKSLPSILAVAAIPSLASGQSFQSTPVMGWNSYNQVSCSPNNKTIATAIEALSSRGFVDAGYKFFQIDCGWASRDTQRDPTTGALKVDSNAFPDGLKPLSDLARSKGMKWTMYSDAGERMCDPQYPSPVLGSLGHEAVDAAFFKSLNTEYLKWYNLDDNCYADSASNNAPKDPRTDFVTRFGTMWSELQKVGIPGMLICQWGVPYSSSSGLEGPAEWTQSISTSFRLSDDIGEGWSNVYRISNQAIHIAHRNLSGPGHIADADLLEVGNSGMTFDEQATHFALWAMLKSALMISTDITALSAQTVAVLQNKDLISINQDAAVKPISLVQRWTGDRDLWAGSLANGDIAVLYVDQSNSARTLSLQLSALGFQSADIKDLWTGKTSTGASSFSKQVNGHGSVALRLSNIKRVSSTANYKYTSLSTGSLSSGAKTASCSGCTSSTKVGNLGGSSNGQVVLSNISTSKATQNVLFDYINGDVGFGGSTNERLASIKVNGGTAQTVSFPLTGYNWDKDVYKGYAVELSGFNTNGPNTITISGVNGGWAPDFDRLAVIA, via the exons ATGAAGTCCCTCCCTTCAATCCTGGCGGTTGCCGCCATACCCTCCCTGGCCTCTGGTCAATCCTTCCAGTCCACTCCCGTCATGGGCTGGAACTCATACAATCAGGTTTCATGCAGTCCCAACAACAAGACCATCGCCACAGCTATTGAAGCTCTCTCCAGCCGTGGTTTCGTCGATGCTGGCTACAAATTCTTCCAGATCGATTGTGGCTGGGCCTCTCGCGATACACAGCGTGATCCAACCACGGGAGCCTTGAAAGTTGATTCCAATGCCTTCCCGGACGGGCTTAAGCCTCTGAGCGACTTGGCTAGGTCCAAGGGCATGAAGTGGACTATGTATTCCGACGCTGGTGAGCGCATGTGTGATCCCCAGTATCCATCCCCTGTGCTGGGATCCCTGGGCCACGAAGCCGTCGACGCCGCGTTCTTCAAATCGTTGAATACAGAGTATTTGAAAT GGTATAATCTAGATGACAACTGCTACGCCGATAGCGCCAGCAACAACGCCCCCAAGGATCCACGAACTGACTTTGTCACTCGTTTCGGCACAATGTGGAGCGAGTTGCAGAAGGTTGGGATTCCTGGAATGCTCATTTGCCAATGGGGTGTTCCATACTCCTCATCCAGTGGCCTCGAAGGTCCCGCGGAATGGACTCAGAGCATATCCACCTCTTTCCGCCTCTCAGACGACATCGGCGAAGGCTGGAGCAATGTATACCGCATCTCCAACCAGGCCATCCACATCGCACACAGGAACCTCTCAGGTCCTGGCCACATTGCCGATGCTGATCTTCTCGAGGTTGGTAACTCTGGCATGACATTTGATGAGCAGGCGACCCATTTCGCGCTATGGGCCATGCTCAAGTCCGCTCTCATGATCTCCACAGATATCACGGCGCTGTCGGCCCAGACCGTGGCTGTTCTTCAGAACAAGGACTTGATCTCAATCAACCAGGATGCAGCTGTCAAGCCTATCAGCTTGGTGCAACGATGGACCGGTGATCGAGACTTGTGGGCGGGATCGCTTGCCAACGGGGATATTGCAGTTCTGTATGTCGACCAGAGCAACAGTGCTAGAACCCTCAGCCTCCAGCTTTCTGCTCTCGGCTTCCAGTCAGCCGACATCAAGGATCTGTGGACGGGCAAAACTTCTACTGgagcttcttcattctcCAAACAGGTCAACGGCCACGGCTCTGTCGCATTGCGTCTCTCAAACATCAAGAGAGTCAGCAGCACCGCCAATTACAAGTACACGTCTCTTTCCACCGGTTCGTTGTCTTCAGGGGCCAAAACTGCTTCTTGTTCTGGCTGCACCTCCTCAACAAAGGTCGGCAACCTCGGTGGCAGCTCCAACGGTCAGGTTGTCCTCTCGAATATCAGCACGTCCAAGGCCACACAAAACGTTCTATTCGACTACATCAACGGCGATGTAGGTTTCGGTGGTAGTACCAACGAGCGCCTGGCTTCCATCAAGGTCAATGGCGGTACTGCGCAGACTGTGAGCTTTCCCCTGACAGGTTACAACTGGGACAAGGATGTCTACAAGGGCTATGCCGTAGAGCTTTCTggcttcaacaccaatgGGCCAAATACCATTACCATTTCGGGCGTCAATGGTGGTTGGGCACCTGATTTTGACAGACTGGCCGTTATTGCCTAG